Within the Solwaraspora sp. WMMA2056 genome, the region GAAGCACCTGCCGTTACGGACCGGCGAATGCCCGGCCTGCGGATCGGTGGCGTTCTGCGCACCGTTCACCATGGCCCTGGCGATCCTCGACCGGCGTGACGTGCCACGTGCCCGCCGGATCCGGACTGTGCTCACCGTTGCCGGCCTGTCGCCGCCGGAGTTCCCACACCCGCCGGAGAACGGCAACAGCGGAGGGTGGTGCGAAATTGTCCGGTGAACCGTTGATCAAGGTCGGCGACGTGTTGCGGCTGCGCGCCGAAGACTGGGCATTCGGCAACGGACCGGTGGCGATCCGGGTGTCACATCTGCGGCACGGTCACGACATTCCGCACGTGACCATGATCGCGGTGATGGGCACCGTCGTCAGCGGCCCCCGTACCGGCCAGATGATGCTGCTGTCGGTGTTCAAACACGCATTGCGGCGGCCCGGCGTCGTCGAGCGCGACGGCCGTACCCCCGAATCTCGCCCCTGACCAGAAACACCCGACAGCGATCCCGTCGAAATGCGAAAGGCGGTTCCACCGTGCGCAGGCTTCTCCACCTCGTTCTGTTCCCCCGGCGTACCCGGCAGCAGTCCCGGCCGCACACCCGCAACGCCGGTGCCCGCCACTACCGCGCTGCGGCCCGGCCGCCGATCAGCCCCGGGCTGGTCCGCGACCGTCAGTTCCTGGACCGCACCCGGCGCGGTCTCGACCCGACCGAGGTCCGCGCCTTCCTGCACCTGGTCGCCGACGAGCTGGCCGCAGTGCGGGCCGAGCTGGCGATGACCCGCGACGAGAACGTACGGATCAAGCAGGCGCTGCGGGACTGGCAGTCGAGGCAGTTCCAGGCCCGAATGCCGGTGTAGGCCGTCGGCCCGTCACCACGAAGAAAGCCACGATGGTCGACCGCGCCGGGGCCACGGCCAGGGCCGGAGCCGGAGTCGGGGCCGCCGATGGCGTCGCGGACCAGCGGACTGAACGCTCCACCGACCTGCTGCACGACCTCGCTATGCAGGAACTGCATGACGAGTAGGCTTTCGGCATGCTTCCGGATCTGGACCTGCGGCTGGTCCGGTACTTCATCGTGGTCGCCGAGCAGCTGAACTTCGCGCGCGCCGCCGAGCAGCTCCGGGTCGCCCAGCCGTCGCTGAGCCGACAGATCCAGCGGCTGGAGGACGCTCTCGGCGTACGCCTGCTGGAACGCACCAGCCAGGGCAGCCGGCTCACCGCCGCCGGTTCGGCGTTCCTGCCCCGTGCCGAGCAGCTACTGCACGGTGCCGAACAGGCGGTACTCGCCGCGCGGGCGGCGGCGCCGGAGCGCACCATCACCATCGGGTACGTCGACGATCTGATCGTCACCCCCGCTGTACGCGACCTGCGCCACCGGTTTCCCGACGCCCACGTCCGCACCCGCCACCTCGACAGCCGGGACGCCGACGCACTGCTGCGCCGGCAGGCCGACGCCCTGGTGATCCGTACGCCGCTGCCGGTTCCGGCCGACGACCTCGACGTGGCTGTCCTATACGACGAACCCCGGGTCCTGGTCGTGCCCGCCGCGCACCGGCTGGCCGGCAAGGAGTCGGTGACCGTCGCGGACATCGCTGCGGAACCGCTGGTCGGCTGCACCGGCATGGGTGCCGACTGGACCGGCTTCTGGCGGCTCGAACCCCGCCCGGACGGCAGTCCCGCCCAGCTCGGCCCCACGCTGGCCGACACCTACGACGACAAACTCGAAGCCATCGCCGACGGCAGTGCCATCGCCGTCGTCCCGGCCAATGACCGGCGGTTCAGCCTGCGTCCCGACCTGGTCACCGTTGCCATCCACGAGGTCGAGCCCTGCCAGGTCGCCGTGGTCACCCGCGCCGGGGACGCCAACCCGTTGGTCGCGGAGTTCGTCCGCTCTGCTGAGCGGCTCCTCGTTGGCTGACCCCGGGTCCCGATCGTCATGCGCCTGTTGCATGACGGGGTGCGAAACAGGTCTTGGACACCGCCGCCGGCAGAACGTTGGCTGGTCGTATGCCTGTCGACTACCGCTCACAGACCGTTCTGCTCACCGGGGCGAGCTCCGGGATCGGTGCCGCCTTCGCCAGGGCGCTGGCCGGGCGCGGCGCGAACCTCGTGCTGGTCGCGCGGCGCGCCGACCGGTTGGCGTCGATTGCGGACGAGCTGCGCCGCACTGCTGATGTGCGAATCGAGGTCGTCCCCGTGGACCTGTCCAGTCCTGGTGCGCCAACCGAGATCCGCCGAGTGGTCGCCGACCGGGGCGTCGAGGTGACAAGCCTGATCAACAATGCCGCGATCGGCTCTTTCGCCCTGTTT harbors:
- a CDS encoding DivIVA domain-containing protein translates to MFPRRTRQQSRPHTRNAGARHYRAAARPPISPGLVRDRQFLDRTRRGLDPTEVRAFLHLVADELAAVRAELAMTRDENVRIKQALRDWQSRQFQARMPV
- a CDS encoding LysR family transcriptional regulator, which encodes MLPDLDLRLVRYFIVVAEQLNFARAAEQLRVAQPSLSRQIQRLEDALGVRLLERTSQGSRLTAAGSAFLPRAEQLLHGAEQAVLAARAAAPERTITIGYVDDLIVTPAVRDLRHRFPDAHVRTRHLDSRDADALLRRQADALVIRTPLPVPADDLDVAVLYDEPRVLVVPAAHRLAGKESVTVADIAAEPLVGCTGMGADWTGFWRLEPRPDGSPAQLGPTLADTYDDKLEAIADGSAIAVVPANDRRFSLRPDLVTVAIHEVEPCQVAVVTRAGDANPLVAEFVRSAERLLVG